In Holophagales bacterium, one DNA window encodes the following:
- a CDS encoding polysaccharide biosynthesis/export family protein → MTARCRWRGALTVGSALLLGGCAAAPPPATTPTRPHAAATPAPPATPPESAAAGTIPAEKAPPAAIPAPPRLTGPVLPQWESIEAARGAGPGIYLLWPSDVVDIMVVGHEDLRKELPVRPDGRISYTYLGDLQAAGISTDELRTTIEEGLKKYLRHPQVTVVLKKARDAQYAILGKVVRPGVYPINGPVTIITAVAEAQGLASGQYEGSTIEVADLQNSYLVRRGKVVPVDFEALIHRGDTTQDVRLEDGDYIYLPSALAQEVYVLGEVFKPRSYGFRGRVTLLQAVAESGGFRPTARLGDVAILRGQYGRKELIPVDVKSIIGGKLADPELAVGDVVYVPRSRLASVAEVFNQIMPGLLAVQLGRSF, encoded by the coding sequence ATGACCGCACGCTGCCGCTGGCGCGGAGCCCTCACCGTCGGATCCGCCCTTCTTCTCGGCGGCTGCGCCGCCGCTCCGCCACCGGCGACGACCCCCACCCGACCCCACGCCGCCGCGACACCCGCGCCCCCTGCGACACCGCCGGAATCGGCTGCGGCCGGGACGATCCCGGCGGAGAAAGCGCCGCCCGCGGCCATCCCCGCCCCGCCGCGCCTCACCGGTCCGGTGCTGCCGCAGTGGGAGTCGATCGAGGCGGCGCGCGGCGCCGGGCCGGGGATCTACCTGCTCTGGCCGAGCGACGTCGTCGACATCATGGTGGTCGGCCACGAGGACCTGCGCAAGGAGCTCCCGGTCCGCCCGGACGGCAGGATCAGCTACACCTACCTCGGCGACCTCCAGGCGGCCGGGATCTCGACCGACGAGCTGCGAACGACGATCGAGGAGGGGCTCAAGAAGTACCTGCGCCATCCGCAGGTCACCGTCGTGCTCAAGAAGGCGCGCGACGCGCAGTACGCGATCCTCGGCAAGGTGGTGCGCCCGGGGGTCTACCCGATCAACGGCCCGGTGACGATCATCACCGCCGTGGCCGAGGCCCAGGGCCTCGCCTCGGGCCAGTACGAGGGCTCGACGATCGAGGTGGCCGACCTGCAGAACTCCTACCTCGTCCGCCGCGGCAAGGTCGTGCCCGTCGACTTCGAGGCGCTCATCCATCGCGGCGACACCACCCAGGACGTGCGCCTCGAAGACGGCGACTACATCTACCTGCCGTCGGCCCTCGCCCAGGAGGTCTACGTGCTCGGCGAGGTCTTCAAGCCGCGCTCCTACGGATTCCGCGGTCGGGTGACCCTGCTGCAGGCAGTCGCCGAGTCCGGCGGCTTCCGTCCCACCGCGCGGCTCGGCGACGTGGCGATCCTGCGCGGACAGTACGGCAGGAAGGAGCTCATCCCGGTCGACGTCAAGTCGATCATCGGCGGCAAGCTCGCCGACCCGGAGCTCGCGGTGGGCGATGTCGTCTACGTGCCGCGCTCGCGCCTCGCCTCGGTGGCCGAGGTATTCAACCAGATCATGCCCGGGCTCCTGGCAGTTCAGCTGGGGCGCTCGTTCTGA
- a CDS encoding MFS transporter translates to MISPDAPRPTGSPRAATFARLFGVEPGELAAAMAAAIAFFLVFAAYYVLRPIRDEIGAADGIEKLPWLFTGTLVVTALVHPPFAALVARLSRRRAVAVAFRSFAASLALFWAALAFGGPELHLWAGRAFYVWTSVFNLFVVAVFWSVMADLSGPERGRRIFGLVSVGGTLGAMAGSALTASLVATIGAPVLLLVSALLLEVSLRLLDRLARQARERESGGEPTTGRAAIDGAPVGGGALGGLAGVARSPYLWAICAYMLLFTIASTFLYFQQAAIAGAAFADRAARTAFFARIDLAVNALTLGVQLFLAGRVMRWLGVGLTLAVLPAASAAGFALLAAGPTLVVVAGFQVLRRTGNFALARPTREVLYTVLSREEKYKAKHLIDTVVYRAGDQIGAWSYAGLTALGVGLSGTAWVAVPLSLVWLALSLWLGFRHLALVRRRAAAISSQPGGEPCPAPAEIS, encoded by the coding sequence TTGATCTCGCCCGACGCGCCGCGCCCGACCGGAAGCCCCCGCGCCGCCACGTTCGCCCGCCTCTTCGGCGTCGAGCCGGGCGAGCTCGCCGCCGCGATGGCCGCGGCCATCGCGTTCTTCCTCGTCTTCGCCGCCTACTACGTGCTGCGGCCGATCCGCGACGAGATCGGCGCGGCCGACGGCATCGAGAAACTGCCCTGGCTCTTCACCGGCACGCTCGTCGTGACGGCGCTCGTCCATCCGCCGTTCGCCGCGCTCGTCGCCCGCTTGTCGCGCCGGCGCGCCGTGGCGGTGGCGTTCCGCTCGTTCGCGGCGAGCCTGGCGCTCTTCTGGGCGGCGCTCGCCTTCGGCGGACCGGAGCTCCACCTCTGGGCCGGTCGTGCCTTCTACGTGTGGACCTCGGTCTTCAACCTCTTCGTCGTGGCGGTCTTCTGGTCGGTGATGGCCGACCTGTCCGGGCCCGAGCGAGGGCGGCGCATCTTCGGCCTGGTGAGCGTCGGGGGCACGCTCGGCGCGATGGCCGGCTCCGCGCTCACCGCCTCGCTGGTGGCGACGATCGGTGCGCCGGTGCTGCTGCTCGTCTCGGCGCTGCTGCTCGAGGTGTCGCTGCGCCTGCTCGATCGGCTCGCGCGCCAGGCCCGCGAGCGCGAGAGCGGCGGGGAGCCGACGACCGGCCGCGCCGCGATCGACGGGGCGCCGGTCGGCGGCGGCGCCCTCGGCGGCCTCGCCGGGGTGGCGCGTTCGCCGTACCTGTGGGCGATCTGCGCCTACATGCTCCTCTTCACCATCGCCTCGACCTTCCTCTACTTCCAGCAGGCGGCGATCGCCGGCGCGGCCTTCGCCGATCGCGCGGCGCGCACCGCCTTCTTCGCGCGCATCGACCTCGCGGTCAACGCACTGACGCTCGGCGTCCAGCTCTTTCTCGCCGGCCGGGTGATGCGCTGGCTCGGCGTCGGGCTGACGCTCGCGGTCCTGCCCGCCGCCTCCGCGGCCGGCTTCGCGCTGCTCGCCGCCGGTCCGACGCTCGTCGTCGTCGCCGGCTTCCAGGTGCTGCGCCGCACCGGCAATTTCGCCCTTGCCCGGCCGACCCGCGAGGTGCTCTACACCGTGCTCTCGCGCGAGGAGAAGTACAAGGCCAAGCACCTCATCGACACCGTCGTCTACCGCGCCGGCGACCAGATCGGCGCCTGGTCCTACGCCGGGCTCACGGCGCTCGGCGTCGGGCTCTCCGGCACCGCCTGGGTGGCCGTGCCGCTCTCCCTCGTCTGGCTCGCCCTGTCGCTCTGGCTCGGCTTCCGCCACCTCGCGCTCGTCCGCCGGCGAGCTGCCGCCATCTCATCTCAACCCGGAGGAGAACCATGTCCCGCACCCGCCGAGATCTCCTGA
- a CDS encoding glycosyltransferase family 39 protein encodes MRRHAGVAVVVLLLAVAAGLRLVRLGWPDLVGGDEGYYGTYARNLLEGGLEQWLNLGREPLSAPDNKPFLFPALLAVPVALAGPTGWALRSVPALAGFVAAALAGLLVRRRFGAAAGWSATIAMLLLPPLVYASRVVMGEGILVAFGLAGTWAAVRALEDDRSGLAWIAGALWGCGFLVKLWLVGLYIAPVVLALLCSRRRFAPAPWGRLVLAAGAFVLVGGAHLFLVALLSPATMPHWIEQYFIFSLFGRASGQEFAAYWHQPWSFYLRATLQTCFMAWPLAVVALTQRTEAAETEERSLPQLVLWGALAGELLLVSFMGVKLRQYSFPLLPGLAALAGIGAATLLRRPERVRPGAAAALTAAALLPLAAWQLAATPLFPSRTMAAAVALTLAASALLLAFGGGASRRRLAFPTLVGAMTLAAVAGSTLTVQRECLGHRTGYREAAAAIAPYLAERTPTDAAFLAPELPAFQFLLFRSGRYWATPYEARGVEEQLALAADPRFAAFVTTDRADLYGGATPPAVVDWLAAHQREITAEVERSAGRSLPIRVFVRPLAAPGAPR; translated from the coding sequence ATGCGTCGGCACGCGGGGGTCGCCGTCGTCGTCCTGCTACTCGCCGTCGCGGCCGGGCTCCGCCTGGTCCGCCTCGGCTGGCCCGACCTCGTCGGCGGCGACGAGGGCTACTACGGCACCTACGCCCGCAACCTCCTCGAAGGCGGGCTCGAGCAGTGGCTCAACCTCGGCCGCGAGCCGCTCTCGGCCCCCGACAACAAACCGTTCCTCTTCCCGGCACTGCTCGCCGTTCCGGTCGCGCTCGCCGGACCGACCGGGTGGGCGCTGCGCAGCGTCCCGGCGCTCGCCGGATTCGTCGCCGCCGCGCTCGCCGGGCTGCTCGTGCGGCGTCGCTTCGGCGCTGCCGCCGGCTGGAGCGCGACGATCGCGATGCTCCTCCTGCCGCCGCTGGTCTACGCCTCGCGGGTGGTCATGGGGGAAGGGATCCTCGTCGCCTTCGGCCTCGCGGGGACCTGGGCCGCCGTGCGCGCTCTCGAGGACGATCGCAGCGGCCTCGCCTGGATCGCCGGCGCACTCTGGGGTTGCGGCTTTCTCGTCAAGCTCTGGCTGGTCGGTCTCTACATCGCCCCGGTCGTCCTCGCCCTGCTCTGCAGTCGCCGGCGCTTCGCGCCCGCACCCTGGGGGCGCCTGGTGCTCGCCGCCGGTGCCTTCGTGCTGGTGGGCGGAGCCCACCTCTTCCTCGTCGCCCTGCTCTCGCCGGCGACGATGCCGCACTGGATCGAGCAGTACTTCATCTTCTCGCTCTTCGGCCGCGCCTCCGGCCAGGAGTTCGCCGCCTATTGGCACCAGCCCTGGAGCTTCTATCTGCGAGCGACGCTGCAGACCTGCTTCATGGCCTGGCCGCTCGCCGTCGTGGCGCTCACCCAGCGCACCGAGGCGGCCGAGACGGAGGAGCGCTCCCTGCCGCAGCTCGTGCTGTGGGGCGCCCTGGCGGGCGAGCTGCTGCTCGTCTCGTTCATGGGCGTCAAGCTCCGCCAGTACTCGTTCCCGCTGCTGCCCGGCCTGGCAGCGCTCGCCGGCATCGGCGCGGCGACGCTGCTGAGACGCCCGGAGCGGGTCCGCCCGGGCGCGGCGGCCGCTCTCACCGCGGCGGCGCTCCTACCGCTCGCCGCCTGGCAGCTCGCCGCGACGCCGCTCTTCCCCTCGCGGACGATGGCCGCCGCCGTCGCCCTGACGCTCGCCGCGAGCGCGCTCCTGCTGGCGTTCGGCGGCGGCGCCTCGCGGCGCCGGCTCGCGTTTCCGACCCTGGTCGGGGCGATGACGCTTGCCGCGGTGGCCGGCTCGACGCTCACCGTGCAGCGCGAATGCCTCGGCCATCGCACCGGCTACCGGGAAGCCGCAGCGGCGATCGCCCCGTACCTTGCCGAGCGCACGCCGACCGACGCCGCATTCCTGGCACCCGAGCTGCCGGCATTCCAGTTCCTTCTCTTCCGCAGCGGTCGCTACTGGGCGACGCCCTACGAGGCGCGCGGGGTCGAAGAGCAGCTCGCGTTGGCCGCCGACCCGCGCTTCGCCGCCTTCGTGACCACCGATCGCGCCGACCTCTACGGGGGAGCGACGCCGCCCGCGGTCGTCGACTGGCTCGCCGCCCACCAGCGCGAGATCACCGCCGAGGTCGAGCGGTCCGCCGGTCGTTCGCTGCCGATCCGCGTCTTCGTGCGCCCGCTCGCCGCACCGGGGGCACCGCGATGA
- a CDS encoding AAA family ATPase, protein MIFPPSWHLARAPFESAADAAFFYPSADHSEALARLEYLAREGGTQLGLLTGEIGCGKSLTRGVFAARSANQRRVAEITSSHYPFADLLRDALLQLGAGELPAGASEHDLVVRLRRLLAAREAPVVLLFDEAQELDHAALVGLRALANLDDGRPELKLVLVGQPELRQKVLALPQLDQRAGLRFHLRALPTTETGDYLAFRLRAAGHPDGRLFAREAVDGLAAASHGVPREINRLARLAMALAARRGANDVGAADVDAVVADLERQRGVSG, encoded by the coding sequence ATGATCTTTCCGCCGAGCTGGCACCTCGCGCGGGCGCCGTTCGAGAGCGCAGCCGACGCCGCGTTCTTCTACCCGTCCGCCGATCACAGCGAGGCGCTCGCGCGGCTCGAGTACCTGGCGCGCGAGGGCGGCACCCAGCTCGGCCTGCTCACCGGCGAGATCGGCTGCGGCAAGTCGCTCACCCGCGGCGTTTTCGCCGCCCGCTCGGCCAACCAACGCCGCGTCGCCGAGATCACCTCGAGCCACTATCCTTTCGCTGACTTGCTGCGCGATGCGCTCCTGCAACTCGGCGCCGGCGAGCTGCCGGCCGGCGCGAGCGAGCACGACCTCGTCGTCCGCCTGCGCCGTCTGCTCGCCGCGCGGGAGGCGCCGGTGGTGCTGCTCTTCGACGAGGCCCAGGAGCTCGATCACGCCGCGCTGGTGGGACTGCGCGCCCTGGCCAACCTCGACGACGGGCGGCCCGAGCTCAAGCTCGTCCTGGTCGGGCAGCCGGAGCTGCGGCAGAAGGTCCTCGCCCTGCCGCAGCTCGACCAGCGCGCCGGGCTGCGTTTCCATCTGCGCGCGCTGCCGACCACAGAGACCGGCGACTACCTCGCTTTCCGGTTGCGCGCCGCCGGTCACCCCGATGGTCGGCTCTTTGCCAGGGAGGCGGTGGACGGTCTCGCCGCCGCCTCGCACGGCGTGCCGCGCGAGATCAATCGCCTGGCCCGCCTCGCCATGGCCCTCGCGGCCCGCCGTGGGGCGAACGACGTCGGCGCCGCCGATGTCGACGCGGTCGTCGCCGACCTCGAACGCCAGCGTGGGGTGAGCGGATGA
- a CDS encoding glycosyltransferase family 4 protein, which produces MRIAHVARRFTPAAWGGTESVVASLARAQRRAGHAAEVLCTAALDRPGAAVVLGVPVRRFRYTYARLPLSGAARAALDRKGGNPLSPGLMAALLAGERPAVVHCHTMQRLAGQARWAARRRGAAYVVQLHGGEFDVPPEEVREMTAPGRRALDWGKIPAALLGTRAFLRGADLVLVLSAIELERARAALPGVRVERLPNGVDPERFAGGDGARARARLGIPASVPLLLTVARVDPQKNQLALVDLLAALPGAHAALAGPVTVPGYDETIRQRAGELGVLDRLHLLGALAPESEPLADLYRAADVFVLPSRHEPFGIVVLEAWAAGLPVVATRVGGLAELVEDGRTGRLCPPADGPALVAAVAPLCPPGAARDRLVDAARTEVATRYAWPAVAARLETLYREIRQGGRT; this is translated from the coding sequence ATGCGCATCGCCCACGTCGCCCGCCGCTTCACCCCCGCCGCCTGGGGTGGCACCGAGAGCGTCGTGGCGTCGCTGGCGCGCGCACAGCGCCGCGCCGGCCACGCGGCGGAGGTGCTCTGCACCGCCGCGCTCGACCGGCCGGGAGCGGCCGTAGTGCTGGGCGTGCCGGTGCGCCGCTTTCGCTACACCTACGCGCGGCTCCCGCTCTCCGGCGCCGCGCGCGCCGCCCTCGACCGCAAGGGCGGCAACCCGCTGTCGCCGGGTCTGATGGCCGCGCTGCTCGCCGGCGAGCGGCCCGCGGTCGTGCACTGCCACACGATGCAGCGGCTCGCTGGACAGGCGCGCTGGGCGGCGCGACGCCGCGGCGCCGCCTACGTCGTCCAGCTGCACGGCGGCGAGTTCGACGTGCCGCCCGAGGAGGTCCGCGAGATGACGGCGCCCGGCCGGCGCGCTCTCGACTGGGGGAAGATCCCGGCGGCGCTGCTCGGTACCCGCGCCTTCCTGCGCGGTGCCGACCTGGTCCTCGTGCTTTCGGCAATCGAGCTCGAGCGGGCGCGCGCCGCGCTCCCCGGAGTGCGTGTCGAGCGGCTGCCGAACGGTGTCGACCCGGAGCGCTTCGCCGGCGGCGACGGCGCCCGCGCCCGCGCCCGTCTCGGCATTCCGGCGAGCGTGCCGCTGCTGCTCACCGTCGCCCGCGTCGACCCGCAGAAGAACCAGTTGGCGCTCGTCGACCTGCTCGCCGCGCTTCCCGGCGCCCACGCCGCGCTCGCCGGCCCGGTCACCGTGCCCGGCTACGACGAGACGATCCGCCAGCGCGCCGGCGAGCTCGGAGTCCTCGATCGTCTTCACCTGCTCGGCGCGCTGGCGCCGGAGAGCGAGCCACTCGCCGACCTCTATCGCGCCGCCGATGTCTTCGTGCTGCCCTCGCGTCACGAGCCGTTCGGCATCGTCGTGCTCGAGGCCTGGGCGGCGGGGCTGCCCGTGGTCGCGACGCGCGTCGGCGGTCTCGCCGAGCTCGTCGAGGACGGACGCACCGGTCGGCTCTGCCCGCCCGCCGACGGACCGGCGCTTGTCGCCGCGGTCGCCCCGCTCTGCCCGCCGGGAGCCGCGCGCGACCGCCTGGTCGACGCCGCGCGCACCGAGGTGGCGACGCGCTACGCTTGGCCGGCGGTCGCCGCGCGGCTGGAGACGCTCTACCGCGAGATTCGCCAGGGGGGCCGAACGTGA
- a CDS encoding exopolysaccharide biosynthesis polyprenyl glycosylphosphotransferase produces the protein METDNASQVPAPEVGRRERIDAAAEADLVRRWETLLGSARGVQRLRLATKRWAWSSVVGGSRLVKRVFDLLVGGAMLALSAPVWTALAIAVRFDSPGPVFFTQTRVGRRGRLFRLYKFRTMYVDAERRKAELEKHNEAGGVIFKMKHDPRVTRVGRLLRRTSLDELPQLLNVLRGEMSIVGPRPPVPSEVVQYTPAERRRLDAEPGLTCIWQVSGRSNIPFDGQVRLDVQYIETRSFWRDLWILAKTVPAVLLGRGAY, from the coding sequence ATGGAAACCGACAACGCGTCCCAGGTCCCGGCGCCCGAGGTCGGTCGCCGCGAGCGGATCGACGCCGCCGCCGAGGCGGACCTCGTCCGTCGCTGGGAAACCCTGCTCGGCTCGGCGCGCGGCGTGCAGCGCCTGCGCCTGGCGACGAAGCGCTGGGCGTGGAGCAGCGTGGTCGGCGGCTCGCGGCTCGTCAAGCGGGTCTTCGACCTCCTCGTCGGCGGTGCGATGCTGGCGCTCTCGGCCCCGGTGTGGACGGCGCTGGCGATCGCCGTCCGGTTCGACTCGCCGGGGCCGGTCTTCTTCACCCAGACGCGCGTCGGGCGGCGCGGCCGCCTCTTCCGCCTCTACAAGTTCCGCACCATGTACGTCGACGCCGAGCGGCGCAAGGCCGAGCTCGAGAAGCACAACGAGGCCGGCGGCGTGATCTTCAAGATGAAACACGACCCGCGGGTGACCCGCGTCGGCCGCCTGCTGCGCCGCACCTCGCTCGACGAGCTGCCGCAGCTGCTCAACGTCCTGCGCGGCGAGATGTCGATCGTCGGCCCGCGGCCGCCGGTGCCTTCCGAGGTCGTGCAGTACACCCCGGCCGAGCGGCGCCGCCTCGACGCCGAACCCGGCCTGACCTGCATCTGGCAGGTGTCGGGACGCAGCAACATTCCGTTCGACGGGCAGGTCCGTCTCGACGTCCAGTACATCGAGACGCGGTCGTTCTGGAGGGACCTATGGATCCTGGCCAAGACAGTGCCGGCGGTTCTGCTCGGGAGGGGCGCGTATTGA
- a CDS encoding diguanylate cyclase encodes MAKIPVGWLLSAVVAVVAAASARETFALAPPRSAGEAGLPLLEVFTAPQYGARSQNFALAQDRLGLLYAGNLDGLLVYDGAWWRRLELPGSSAVFAVAAGGGNRVAVGGVAELGLVEDLRGSGLRYRSLVADLPADCRSPGNVVAVHGDERGFWFVADTCLLRLEGERLWRVAPLPAGRPAKASFQVDGRLFVWTRDGLHEADAGGLRLTPGGEQLRERPLEALVAWSSGRLLAALRGEGLFLLDGTRLERFAPTASAWAAAHQLSSAVRLGDGRVAFGSFDGGLLLLDADGSIAGQVDSSAGLSSDTVSALLADREGALWAAMQSGIARIETGSSLSVLDARRGLTSTPTALARHAGHLWIGSHAGLFVLRGGVRAGDESATPSLRAERVPGLPARLWALTPVASIVLIGTARGVFELRGGEGATTPDFRQVPGTEELTVYEVMASRADPDTVWLGMAEGLGRLRRAGDGWRFAGKIAGVPPYVRSLVERPDGSLLLGTVFDGIVRIGTVPPVPSRAAGEGTAAAEAAAPVGIESIGTGEMTVAEVGGRLLAMTPVGFRLLDERRRRLVEDPELAGLDPAGRAFLAAQDPAGNLWFNTVPPTVVAAPGSAAGDDRWHRLVAIAASDVQVILAEPDGVVWIGTDRGLYRIAGAFGMAPEHEVPAPVLRASSAGGEVTSMPHDFRRLRLEFAPRSFRPGVEYQFRLDPLDVGWGEWTGVAFTEYTNLDPGEYRFRLRSRSASGATSPESELRFGVRPAWYATRWMLLGAALLAFVTVRAWVAFRSRRLRRRAAELEARVAEQTEELRRTVVDLEVVRREVEQKNALLERANARLESLTLLDELTGVANRRQLQKSLADEWSRARRHELAIAFALVDLDHFKGLNDSHGHSAGDRCLQEVASLLRGELRRPGDLVARYGGEEFALLLPGTGLDGAQALCERLRAGIARLAIVNAGAPAGVLSASFGIAATVPRSEQEMATLFEGADRALYEAKAAGRNRVCGDWC; translated from the coding sequence GTGGCCAAGATCCCGGTCGGCTGGCTTCTCTCCGCTGTCGTCGCGGTCGTTGCGGCTGCGAGCGCCCGGGAGACGTTTGCCCTCGCGCCGCCGCGATCCGCCGGTGAAGCCGGCCTGCCGCTGCTCGAGGTGTTCACCGCGCCGCAGTACGGCGCCCGCTCGCAGAACTTCGCTCTGGCCCAGGATCGCCTCGGACTCCTCTACGCGGGCAACCTCGATGGGCTGCTGGTCTACGACGGGGCCTGGTGGCGGCGGCTCGAGCTGCCGGGGTCGTCGGCGGTCTTCGCCGTCGCCGCCGGCGGCGGCAACCGGGTGGCGGTCGGGGGGGTCGCCGAGCTCGGACTGGTCGAAGACCTCCGCGGTTCGGGTCTCCGCTACCGGTCGCTGGTAGCCGATCTGCCGGCCGACTGCCGGTCGCCGGGCAACGTCGTCGCCGTGCACGGGGACGAGCGCGGGTTCTGGTTCGTCGCCGACACCTGCCTGCTGCGGCTCGAAGGCGAGCGACTCTGGCGGGTCGCCCCGCTGCCCGCTGGCCGCCCGGCGAAGGCGAGCTTCCAGGTCGACGGCCGGCTCTTCGTCTGGACGCGTGACGGCCTGCACGAGGCCGACGCCGGCGGTCTGCGACTCACGCCGGGAGGCGAGCAACTGCGCGAGCGACCGCTCGAGGCGCTCGTCGCCTGGAGCTCTGGGCGGCTCCTCGCGGCCTTGCGCGGAGAAGGGCTCTTCCTCCTCGACGGCACGCGCCTCGAGCGCTTCGCGCCCACGGCGTCGGCCTGGGCGGCGGCTCATCAACTTTCGTCCGCGGTGCGGCTGGGCGACGGTCGCGTGGCTTTCGGCTCGTTCGACGGCGGGCTCTTGCTGCTCGACGCCGACGGCTCGATCGCGGGGCAGGTCGACAGCTCGGCGGGGCTCTCGAGCGACACGGTGTCGGCGCTGCTCGCCGATCGCGAGGGGGCGCTGTGGGCAGCCATGCAGAGCGGCATCGCGCGGATCGAGACCGGATCGAGCCTCTCGGTTCTCGACGCGCGGCGGGGTCTGACGAGCACTCCGACCGCGCTCGCCCGTCACGCCGGTCACCTGTGGATCGGCAGCCATGCGGGGCTCTTCGTCCTGCGCGGCGGCGTGCGTGCCGGCGACGAGAGTGCCACGCCGTCGCTCCGCGCGGAGCGCGTGCCCGGACTGCCGGCGCGGCTGTGGGCGCTGACGCCGGTCGCCTCGATCGTGCTGATCGGAACGGCGCGCGGGGTCTTCGAGCTGCGAGGCGGCGAAGGAGCGACGACGCCCGATTTTCGTCAGGTGCCGGGGACCGAGGAGCTCACGGTCTACGAAGTGATGGCGTCGCGCGCCGACCCGGACACCGTCTGGCTCGGCATGGCCGAAGGCCTCGGCCGACTGCGGCGCGCCGGCGACGGCTGGCGCTTCGCCGGCAAGATCGCCGGGGTTCCACCCTACGTGCGCTCGCTCGTCGAGCGGCCGGACGGATCGCTGCTGCTCGGCACGGTCTTCGACGGCATCGTCCGCATCGGCACGGTGCCGCCGGTTCCGAGCCGTGCGGCGGGCGAGGGTACGGCGGCGGCCGAGGCGGCGGCTCCGGTCGGGATCGAGTCGATTGGCACCGGCGAGATGACGGTGGCGGAGGTCGGCGGACGTCTGCTGGCGATGACCCCGGTCGGCTTCCGGCTCCTCGACGAACGCCGGCGCCGGCTGGTGGAGGATCCGGAGCTCGCGGGCCTCGACCCGGCGGGCCGGGCCTTCCTGGCGGCGCAGGATCCGGCAGGCAACCTCTGGTTCAACACGGTGCCGCCGACCGTGGTCGCAGCGCCGGGCTCGGCGGCGGGCGACGACCGCTGGCATCGTCTGGTGGCGATCGCGGCGAGCGACGTCCAGGTGATCCTCGCCGAGCCCGACGGCGTCGTCTGGATCGGCACCGACCGCGGTCTCTACCGCATTGCGGGGGCATTCGGAATGGCCCCGGAGCACGAGGTGCCGGCGCCTGTCCTGCGCGCCTCCTCGGCCGGCGGCGAAGTGACCTCGATGCCGCACGACTTCCGGCGCCTGCGCCTGGAGTTCGCGCCACGCTCGTTTCGCCCCGGGGTGGAGTACCAGTTCCGTCTCGACCCGCTCGATGTCGGCTGGGGCGAGTGGACCGGCGTGGCGTTCACCGAGTACACCAACCTCGATCCCGGCGAATACCGCTTCCGCCTCCGCAGCCGGAGCGCCTCGGGGGCGACGAGCCCGGAGAGCGAGCTGCGGTTCGGCGTGCGTCCGGCGTGGTACGCCACCCGCTGGATGCTCCTCGGCGCCGCGCTGCTCGCCTTCGTCACGGTGCGTGCCTGGGTGGCCTTCCGCAGCCGGCGCCTGCGCCGGCGGGCGGCCGAGCTCGAGGCACGCGTGGCCGAGCAGACCGAAGAGCTGCGCCGCACGGTCGTCGACCTCGAAGTGGTGCGTCGCGAGGTCGAGCAGAAGAACGCCCTGCTCGAACGGGCGAACGCCCGCCTCGAGTCGCTCACCCTGCTCGACGAGCTCACCGGCGTGGCGAACCGGCGCCAGCTCCAGAAGTCGCTCGCCGACGAGTGGAGCCGGGCGCGGCGCCACGAGCTCGCCATCGCCTTCGCGCTGGTCGACCTCGACCACTTCAAGGGGCTCAACGACTCCCACGGTCACTCGGCCGGCGACCGCTGTCTGCAGGAGGTCGCCTCGCTCCTGCGCGGCGAGCTGCGGCGGCCCGGCGACCTGGTGGCTCGCTACGGCGGCGAGGAGTTCGCCCTGCTGTTGCCGGGGACCGGACTCGACGGCGCGCAGGCGCTCTGCGAGCGGCTGCGTGCGGGGATCGCGCGTCTGGCGATCGTCAACGCCGGCGCCCCGGCGGGGGTGCTGTCGGCGAGCTTCGGGATCGCCGCCACCGTGCCGCGCTCCGAGCAGGAGATGGCGACGCTCTTCGAGGGCGCCGACCGGGCGCTCTACGAAGCGAAGGCGGCGGGGCGCAACCGCGTCTGCGGCGACTGGTGCTGA
- a CDS encoding glycosyltransferase family 2 protein produces the protein MSSPTPSPRLSVVIPAYNEEARIADTLVRVKDFLQHWHAAGEVIVVDDGSRDLTLEVVKTIDILGQVMKEQETSRIVTDGRNRGKGEAVRRGLELARGEHVLFSDADLSTPIEEVEKLLAALDAGADIAIGSRRLPTSDVEPQPFHRRLMGGVFATLVRTLAVPGIRDSQCGFKCYRREVAHRLASLQRMPGFSFDVEHLYLARRLGYRVAEIGVRWVDAPGTKVKPIRDSWRMLRDLFRIRRLHRGLSGNAAR, from the coding sequence TTGAGCTCTCCCACCCCGTCACCTCGCCTTTCGGTGGTGATTCCCGCCTACAACGAGGAGGCGCGCATCGCCGACACCCTGGTGCGGGTCAAGGACTTCCTCCAGCACTGGCACGCCGCCGGCGAGGTGATCGTCGTCGACGACGGCTCGCGCGACCTGACGCTCGAGGTGGTCAAGACGATCGACATCCTCGGCCAGGTGATGAAGGAGCAGGAGACCTCGCGCATCGTCACCGACGGCCGCAATCGCGGCAAGGGCGAAGCGGTGCGGCGCGGCCTCGAGCTCGCGCGCGGCGAGCACGTGCTGTTCAGCGACGCCGATCTGTCGACGCCGATCGAAGAGGTCGAGAAGCTCCTGGCGGCCCTCGATGCCGGCGCCGACATCGCGATCGGCTCGCGCCGGCTGCCGACGAGCGACGTCGAGCCGCAGCCGTTCCATCGGCGCCTGATGGGAGGCGTCTTCGCGACCCTGGTGCGCACGCTCGCCGTCCCGGGGATTCGCGACAGCCAGTGCGGCTTCAAGTGCTATCGCCGCGAGGTGGCGCACCGGCTGGCCTCCCTGCAGCGCATGCCGGGCTTCTCGTTCGACGTCGAGCATCTCTACCTCGCCCGGCGGCTCGGCTACCGGGTCGCCGAGATCGGCGTCCGCTGGGTCGACGCGCCGGGCACCAAGGTCAAGCCGATCCGCGACTCCTGGCGGATGCTGCGGGACCTCTTCCGCATCCGCCGTCTGCACCGAGGACTCTCCGGAAACGCGGCGAGGTGA